One segment of Salvelinus alpinus chromosome 1, SLU_Salpinus.1, whole genome shotgun sequence DNA contains the following:
- the LOC139572562 gene encoding sterile alpha motif domain-containing protein 9-like: protein MTYSVYKMEWKELPCGEWTESHVSSWLKSIGVKEKYILKLYEEEVTGPALIELQEKYLRDTIEMKGGQIQLMLHKRDELLKPVPQKTKAVSSTQRDNSNVESSAVFTQESKDNVSRSSEKSESRLVSIPNEGEPKSGGASFPLCDFRKFDDIDKEFRYVKNTVLPPETGIENMIVPCHEYKSLEIAHKLEPQKLKVKVASEVLRFACACMNMRSNGTIHFGIMDKVKGIYKHGEIIGIPVENQDLFVDALDYIEKSFRGSNHQCDARKCIRNPKFIEVIDKEASETTWIIEFDVVPKAKMVKGKLYSVTIPKFSEKANKVIYEEKATYHRVGANTPRISEDGLIHFIQDLRDKDQQREEAELSDNQTASDCREDQKRKLSILLTCGKKYMDDSMFYIIVTNKLKQEHLENINFLTHMNIFCVFDFDPDSKTSGLCEKYKEHHATNLHFLHDYANDSGLRTTDFINHLKLFDKPSWIFCNGRSDYLGDEKPCDEKTWMKTKKKLLKRAVSVICNDILPKGSFVVVFLLMSQVEQPLVDTFHEFYAEMNGHEDLAIISESKENYKKWSSLAQVSCSMTALKEISIVEMPLSHVDATVQTIQPTVSRPTRRLPVFNKGLCFLKPVEEDEINSLDIVSVDQCDNTKVELMDQDKINTIEKYFYQGGKIDWMNLWLADKNLCGEVIKRDAYKETNDILENIVQGSRVKRPIETVNICHHPGSGGSTVARQILWSWRTKLRCAVVKQSKEFTTVCEHAVRLREYEEKDKNSCLPVLLLLEDCNGDYLDDLRREIGNAIATKKINSSVLCFILLICKMSHDPERMCRALPSQTVAVTHKLTDGEKTLFSRKLEKLKLDFKPDFILTFVLMSEGFKPSYIEGFVKNLLDKIDHSSLITRLMRFVALLNCYIHDSYISVSHCEASLGIDMHMDKIRYHAFLDCLSEQARLVFIHLSPFKGESPLHISSIRIIHPLVAKEILKQLSTTLPQSMIAMDLLQDKLLMNHRFGKDEFWKFIQVLFIRRNKKSRGDPKDSSFSPLIEHVSTETGGIQTAVDLLIAAYTSLGKDPFVAQQLARLLYTNTRFKEALQWAEEAKKILPYDTFVLDTLGQVYKRWFYHMHDTLDKQELQPEKVTEIIDTALKGISAFRASEKTPLKKTVSLNSSYYGEVDVGCRLLQLISSVDVFSTKGGNSELMKYLLTDSIPQAVKNPWRSFHSQLKGMQKSIYHALECISEDLSYFQTDISDEEEELDTREPEQVHNPRKWLTRTSAVYAGFFCNVSDLGNPMPDNIDDEIATNAEIANPFQRQMKIYKLGGGNVTSILSLLYDQKTERSAKKLEAIISMYPENLKRNDLNQTELVNFIFCQIALACALPGSSKLLLPQQLQDLSMRFNTEGKNISTASALFLLLLLHWPEEPSRENTNPAHSQVLMSAIDALQRLYELKIQHVPPRKSRIATHFFLGKARGLYKIVHKGLIEKHIKGNLSERRMKWLGGEVWTTPEVVRLLKRVEGWTENGHLFVQGTTKGSKIRVIPRYSASLPNANENVTFYLGFSFDGVLAFDIQVLD, encoded by the exons ATGACATACAGTGTCTATAAGATGG AGTGGAAGGAATTACCATGTGGCGAATGGACAGAATCCCATGTGAGCTCCTGGTTAAAATCCATTGGAGTGAAAGAGAAGTACATTCTGAAACTGTATGAAGAGGAGGTTACAGGACCTGCATTAATTGAGTTACAGGAAAAGTATCTACGGGATACAATTGAAATGAAAGGCGGCCAAATCCAACTAATGCTGCACAAACGAGATGAACTTTTGAAACCAGTACCACAAAAAACAAAAGCAGTCAGTAGCACACAGAGAGATAACAGCAATGTTGAATCTAGTGCTGTTTTCACACAAGAATCTAAAGACAACGTTTCGAGATCCAGTGAAAAAAGTGAAAGTAGACTTGTTTCCATACCAAATGAAGGTGAACCAAAATCGGGCGGTGCATCTTTTCCGCTTTGTGACTTTCGAAAATTTGATGACATTGACAAAGAATTCAGATATGTCAAAAACACAGTACTTCCACCAGAGACCGGAATTGAAAACATGATTGTTCCATGCCATGAATACAAGTCACTGGAAATTGCCCACAAATTGGAGCCACAAAAACTCAAGGTCAAAGTTGCAAGTGAGGTGCTCAGATTTGCATGTGCATGCATGAATATGCGGTCCAATGGCACAATACACTTTGGGATTATGGATAAAGTTAAAGGAATCTACAAACATGGTGAAATCATAGGAATACCAGTTGAAAACCAAGATTTATTTGTGGATGCATTAGACTACATTGAAAAGAGCTTCAGAGGATCAAACCATCAGTGTGATGCCAGGAAATGCATAAGGAACCCAAAGTTCATTGAGGTAATTGACAAGGAGGCCAGTGAAACAACCTGGATCATTGAATTTGATGTTGTCCCAAAGGCAAAAATGGTAAAAGGCAAACTGTACAGTGTCACTATTCCAAAGTTCAGCGAAAAAGCCAACAAAGTAATCTATGAGGAGAAAGCCACCTACCACAGAGTAGGGGCTAACACACCCCGCATATCAGAGGATGGCCTAATTCATTTCATTCAAGACCTGAGGGACAAAGATCAACAGAGGGAGGAGGCTGAACTCTCAGACAACCAAACAGCTTCTGACTGTAGAGAGGATCAGAAGAGAAAACTCTCCATCCTCCTCACATGTGGAAAAAAGTACATGGATGACTCAATGTTCTATATCATCGTGACAAACAAACTTAAACAAGAACATCTTGAGAACATCAACTTCTTGACTCACATGAATATATTTTGTGTGTTTGACTTTGACCCAGATTCTAAGACATCGGGTCTATGTGAGAAATATAAAGAGCACCATGCCACAAACCTTCATTTTCTGCATGACTATGCTAATGATAGTGGGCTGAGGACCACTGACTTCATAAACCATTTGAAGCTCTTTGATAAACCAAGCTGGATTTTCTGCAATGGGCGAAGCGATTACCTTGGAGATGAGAAACCTTGTGATGAAAAAACCTGGATGAAAACCAAAAAAAAGCTACTGAAAAGGGCAGTGTCCGTCATCTGCAATGACATCCTTCCTAAAGGGTCATTTGTGGTGGTTTTCTTGCTCATGTCTCAGGTTGAACAGCCACTTGTTGATACATTCCATGAATTCTATGCAGAAATGAATGGTCATGAGGATTTGGCTATAATATCAGAGTCCAAAGAGAACTATAAAAAGTGGTCGAGCCTTGCCCAGGTATCTTGTAGCATGACTGCACTCAAAGAGATCAGTATTGTTGAAATGCCACTGAGTCATGTTGATGCCACTGTTCAAACTATTCAGCCTACAGTTAGTCGACCCACAAGGCGCTTACCAGTCTTCAACAAAGGCTTGTGCTTCTTAAAGCCAGTTGAAGAGGATGAGATTAATTCTTTGGACATAGTCAGTGTTGACCAGTGTGATAACACAAAGGTGGAGTTAATGGACCAAGACAAAATCAACACCATTGAGAAGTATTTCTATCAAGGTGGGAAGATAGACTGGATGAATTTGTGGCTTGCAGACAAAAATCTATGTGGGGAGGTCATCAAGCGAGACGCATACAAAGAAACAAATGACATTCTGGAGAACATTGTACAGGGTAGTCGAGTCAAAAGACCCATCGAGACTGTGAATATATGTCACCATCCTGGCAGTGGTGGGAGTACAGTTGCACGTCAGATCCTCTGGAGTTGGAGGACAAAATTGCGATGTGCAGTTGTTAAACAATCAAAAGAATTCACAACTGTGTGTGAACATGCAGTGCGTCTACGGGAATATGAAGAAAAAGACAAGAACAGCTGTCTACCGGTACTGTTGCTGTTGGAAGATTGCAATGGAGATTATCTGGATGACCTTAGGCGGGAAATAGGCAACGccattgcaacaaaaaaaattaaTTCCTCTGTCCTATGTTTTATCCTGCTCATCTGCAAAATGTCCCATGATCCAGAGAGGATGTGCCGAGCATTGCCGTCTCAGACTGTTGCTGTGACACACAAACTGACAGATGGAGAGAAGACTCTCTTCTCAAGGAAACTGGAGAAACTAAAGCTGGACTTTAAACCCGACTTCATTCTCACATTTGTACTGATGAGTGAGGGCTTTAAACCAAGCTACATTGAGGGATTTGTGAAAAATCTGCTGGACAAAATTGATCATTCATCTCTCATCACTCGGCTTATGAGATTTGTAGCATTGTTGAACTGTTACATCCATGACTCCTACATATCTGTGTCACACTGTGAGGCTTCCCTTGGCATAGATATGCACATGGATAAAATCCGTTACCATGCATTTCTGGACTGTCTCAGCGAACAAGCTAgacttgttttcatacacctttCACCTTTCAAAGGAGAAAGTCCATTACACATCTCGTCCATACGGATAATTCATCCACTGGTGGCAAAGGAAATTCTGAAGCAGCTCTCTACAACCTTGCCTCAAAGCATGATAGCAATGGATCTACTACAGGACAAATTACTAATGAACCATAGGTTTGGCAAGGATGAATTTTGGAAGTTCATCCAAGTTCTCTTCATCAGACGCAACAAAAAAAGCAGAGGAGATCCTAAAGACAGTTCATTCTCTCCTCTGATTGAACATGTCAGCACTGAAACAGGAGGCATTCAAACGGCTGTTGATCTTTTGATAGCAGCCTACACATCTTTAGGAAAAGATCCATTTGTTGCCCAGCAGCTTGCACGTCTGCTTTACACAAACACAAGATTCAAGGAAGCCCTACAATGGGCTGAAGAGGCAAAAAAAATCCTGCCGTATGATACATTTGTCCTTGACACATTAGGACAGGTGTACAAGCGGTGGTTTTATCACATGCATGACACCCTTGACAAGCAAGAATTACAGCCTGAAAAGGTTACTGAAATCATTGACACTGCTCTGAAAGGAATTTCTGCATTCCGTGCCTCAGAAAAAACACCCTTAAAAAAGACAGTCAGTCTGAACAGCTCCTACTATGGGGAAGTGGATGTTGGATGTAGACTGCTTCAACTCATATCATCAGTTGATGTTTTTTCAACCAAAGGTGGAAATTCTGAGCTGATGAAATATTTGCTGACTGACTCCATACCACAGGCAGTTAAAAACCCTTGGCGGAGTTTCCACAGCCAGTTGAAAGGAATGCAAAAGAGTATTTACCATGCTCTTGAGTGCATTTCTGAAGACCTCAGTTACTTTCAGACAGACATCAGTGACGAGGAAGAGGAACTTGACACAAGAGAGCCTGAACAAGTACACAATCCAAGGAAATGGCTAACAAGGACGAGTGCTGTGTATGCTggctttttttgtaatgtttctgatctaGGCAACCCAATGCCTGACAACATTGATGATGAAATAGCCACTAATGCTGAAATAGCCAACCCATTCCAAAGACAAATGAAAATTTACAAGCTAGGAGGAGGAAACGTCACGTCCATCCTGTCATTACTCTATGATCAGAAGACAGAGAGATCTGCTAAAAAGCTGGAGGCAATAATTAGCATGTATCCAGAAAACCTCAAAAGGAATGACCTTAACCAGACAGAACTAGTCAACTTCATCTTTTGTCAGATAGCTCTTGCTTGTGCTTTACCTGGCTCATCAAAGCTACTTTTACCTCAACAACTCCAAGATCTCAGCATGAGATTTAACACAGAGGGAAAAAACATTTCAACAGCTAGTGCTCTCTTTCTTCTCTTACTTCTGCACTGGCCAGAGGAGCCAAGCAGAGAGAACACTAATCCAGCTCATAGCCAAGTCCTCATGTCAGCAATTGATGCCCTTCAGAGACTTTATGAGCTCAAAATTCAGCATGTTCCTCCAAGAAAGAGTAGAATAGCGACCCACTTCTTTCTTGGAAAGGCAAGGGGTCTGTACAAGATTGTCCACAAGGGTCTGATTGAAAAGCACATAAAAGGAAATCTCAGTGAAAGAAGAATGAAGTGGCTCGGAGGTGAGGTGTGGACAACCCCCGAGGTTGTACGATTGCTGAAACGTGTTGAAGGATGGACAGAAAATGGACACCTGTTTGTTCAGGGTACAACCAAAGGGAGCAAGATCAGGGTCATTCCACGGTATTCAGCCTCTCTACCAAATGCAAACGAAAATGTCACTTTCTACCTAGGCTTTTCTTTTGATGGGGTGCTTGCTTTTGACATTCAAGTTTTGGACTAA